From Sutcliffiella horikoshii, a single genomic window includes:
- a CDS encoding flagellar basal body-associated FliL family protein, with translation MKIKKFISIVFLSIFMILPTSAMAASYAYNFEFRNYLQSNLYDLYPSIITNYKITMTNNSSASGTGTSAIYYVDLYRANSLGVGVYMGVQQFDRNGTVTKSWIISDKKGGRWGFTMRKNDDGQYVKGFGQIKD, from the coding sequence ATGAAAATAAAAAAATTTATATCTATAGTATTTCTTAGTATTTTTATGATCCTCCCAACAAGTGCAATGGCAGCATCTTATGCATATAACTTTGAATTCAGAAATTATTTACAATCCAACTTATATGACTTATATCCAAGCATCATCACTAATTATAAAATAACTATGACAAATAATAGTTCTGCATCTGGTACTGGTACTAGCGCTATTTATTATGTCGATTTGTATAGAGCTAACTCTTTAGGTGTAGGTGTATACATGGGTGTACAGCAATTTGATAGAAACGGAACAGTAACTAAGTCTTGGATAATATCAGATAAAAAAGGTGGAAGATGGGGATTCACTATGAGAAAAAATGATGATGGTCAATATGTGAAAGGTTTTGGTCAAATAAAAGACTAA
- a CDS encoding VanZ family protein: MFFFVELHLMALLGIYLTVTLCFFYFRKKETTLIKQLINLSFFIYLILLIKVTLFPIPIDKILIKSMLETDTAAKTNLIPFATMYKTFDYNNMDLWIKQIGGNILLLMPLGFYAPLLWNQVKKFKNIIILGFLASFTIEFVQTLISLIIGVTYRSFDVDDLILNTVGAILGFGIIKLFLPILIKVVKTIDGESEKNMKILNLRR, translated from the coding sequence TTGTTTTTCTTCGTTGAACTCCACCTTATGGCTCTATTAGGGATATATCTTACAGTTACTTTATGCTTCTTTTATTTTCGAAAAAAAGAAACAACTCTTATTAAACAACTAATCAATTTATCTTTTTTTATCTACCTAATTTTACTTATTAAAGTAACACTCTTCCCGATTCCAATAGATAAAATACTAATTAAAAGTATGCTTGAAACCGATACAGCAGCTAAAACTAATTTAATTCCATTCGCCACTATGTACAAAACATTTGATTACAACAATATGGATCTTTGGATTAAACAGATAGGTGGTAATATTCTTTTGTTAATGCCGCTTGGATTCTATGCCCCTTTACTATGGAATCAAGTTAAAAAATTTAAAAATATAATAATATTAGGTTTTCTAGCATCATTCACAATTGAATTTGTTCAGACTTTAATATCCCTTATTATCGGTGTTACTTACCGAAGTTTTGATGTAGATGATTTAATTTTAAATACTGTAGGTGCTATTTTAGGATTTGGGATTATAAAATTATTTCTTCCGATCCTAATTAAAGTAGTTAAAACCATTGATGGAGAAAGTGAAAAAAATATGAAAATATTAAACCTTAGGAGGTAA
- a CDS encoding YjcZ family sporulation protein, whose translation MSYDGKSGGGFALVVVLFILLIIVGAAFVGGDSYGKGYC comes from the coding sequence ATGAGTTATGATGGAAAAAGTGGTGGAGGATTTGCCTTAGTGGTGGTATTATTTATCCTTCTCATTATTGTAGGTGCTGCATTTGTGGGCGGTGACTCCTACGGAAAAGGGTATTGTTAA